Genomic DNA from Acidobacteriota bacterium:
GGGCGCTTCTTCACCCGCCGCGACGAGGAGAGCTTCACCCGTGCAGACGGCGATGAAGAGGGAGAGGCCGTTGATCGACCCGTCGGCTCGGCCGTCATTGCCCATTCATTCTGGCAGAGGCAGTTCGGTTCGGCGGATTCGGCGGTGGGACGGCTCATCGAGGTGGACGGACTGCCATTCGAGATCGTGGGGGTGGCGCCCAAGGACTTCACGGGAACCTCGCCCGGACGACGCACCGAGATCTGGTTGCCGCTGGAGCAGTACGTACCCGCCCGCTACCAGAGGGCCCGCACACTGGTCTTCTTCTCTCTCATGGGACGCCTGGCCCAAGGCACCAGCCTGGAACAGGCCGAGCAGGCCCTGACGGCCCTCTACCGCCAACTGCGCCAGGAGGAGCGTCAGGCCGGACTGCAGGGCGAAGCGGAACATGAAGTCGACTTTTCACGCTCGCGAATCGAGGTGGAGAGCGCGGCCGGCGGTTTTACTTCGCTGCGCAGGCAGTACCAGCGCCCTTTGCTCATCACCTCCGCCGTGAGCCTTCTGCTGCTGCTCATCGCCTGCTTCAACGTGGCTAACCTGATGCTGGCCAGAGCGGCCCGGCGCCAACGCGAAATGACCACCCGCCTGGCCCTGGGGGCGGGCCGCCGGAGGCTGATGAGCCAGCTCCTCGGCGAGGCCTCCTTGTTGGCCCTGGCGGGAGGAGCGCTGGGCTGCCTTCTGGCTTGGGCCTCCTGCCCGCTGCTGATGAACATGATCAGCCTCAGCAATGCCAGCGTAGAGGTGCCCATCTCACCCAATCTGCGGGTGCTGGGCTTCTCGGCGCTGGTTTCTTTGCTCACCGGCCTGCTCTTCGGGCTTCTGCCCGCTCTGCAGGTCAGCCGTTTCGATCTTGCCGGGGCCTTGCAGGCCGCCGCGCGCTCCAGCGGCGGACGCAAGCGTCAGCGGCTCAACAAGGCGCTGGTGGCCCTGCAACTGGCGCTTTCACTGGTGATGTTGGCCGGGGCGGGCCTCATGCTGCGCACGCTGATCGATTTGACCCGCGTGGACACGGGGTTCCAGAGCTCCCAAGTCATGGTCGCCACCTTGGGTTTCGACGTGCCCCCGCAAGGAAGAGCCGAAGCGGCCCGGCAACTGGTCGACCGCCTGCAGACGCTGCCCCAGGTGCGTTCAGCCGGCGCCTCCTGGATGACCCCCTTCGACCGCGGAATCATGTTCACCGCGGTGGAGGTTCCGGACTACACCTCGCAGGAGGGCGACAACGAGGCCAGAGTGCAGATCAACGTCGTGACGCCGGGCTACGTGGAGACCCTGGGCATCGACCTGGCGGCAGGACGCGCGTTCACGCCCTCAGACCGCGAGGGAACCCCTAAGGTGGCTCTGGTCAACGAGGCCTTTCAGCGCGAGTTCCTGCGGGGAGGCTCCGCCCTCGGTGTGAGACTGCGCATGGACGAAGACGAGCTGCAGATCGTGGGGGTGACCCGCGACTCGCTGTGGAACGACCTGCGGGCCGAGACGGAACCGATGCTGCTGCTGGCCCAGCCGCAATGGCAGTTCAGCGTCTACTCGGCCCAAGTCCGCATCGAAGGCCCCTCCGGTGCGGCCGTGCAGGCCATTCGCGGCGCCGTCATGGAACTGCCGGGCAACCCGCTTCTGGTGTCCATCGACCCCTTGGAGAGCCTGGTGGCCAGGAGCATCAGCCGCGAGAGCCTGGTGGCGCGCATGGCCGCGGTCTTCGCGGCGCTGGGATTCTTTCTGGCCGGATTGGGCCTCTATGGCGTCGTCTCCTACGGTGTGGTCAACCGCCGCCGTGAGATCGGCATCCGCATGGCCCTGGGGGCTGCCCGTCCCCGCATCCTCTGGATGATCTTGCGCGAAACCCTGTGGCTGGCCGCCGTGGCGGTCGTCTTGGGAATTCCGGCGGTGCTGGCGGCCAGCCAGGTGCTGGAGAGCCTGCTCTTTCAGTTGCAGCCCAACGATCCTCCCACGCTGGTGGCGGTGACCCTGCTGCTGATCGCCGTCTCCCTGGCCGCTGGACTGCTGCCGGCCAGGCGGGCCGCCGCCGTCCAGCCCGCCGAAGCGCTGCGAAGCGAATAGAGCCTGAGGCCGCTTTCACTCGGAGCGCAGGGTCTGCAGAGGATCCACCCGGGTGGCCCGGCGGGCGGGCAGGTAAGCGGCCGCCGCCGCCACCGCCAGCAGGGCCGCCGCGGTCATCGCGAAAGTGAGCGGATCGGTGGCGCTGACGCCCAGCAGGAATCCGGTCAGCAATTGGGAAAGGCCCAGAGCGCCCAGCAGACCCACGGCCATTCCCAGGAACGCGGGAGCCATACCGGCCCGCAACATCATGCGGCGGACGTCGGTCCCGCGGGCCCCCAGCGCCATGCGGATGCCGATCTCAGAACGGCGCTGCGACACCGAGTAGGCCACGACGCCGTACAGTCCCACCAGAGCCAGCACCATGGCCAGCCCGGCGAATACGGCGAAGAGCAGGCCGAAGAGAGTGTATTCCCACTCGTCGCTGCGGATGATGTCGCCCATGGTCTGCACGCTCAGCACGGGTTGATTGGGATCGATTTCCCACACGGCCCGGCGCAACGACTGGGCCAAAAGGCCCGAATCGGCATCCTCGGACTTGATCGTCAGGACCAGCCGGCTGCTGCTGGACTGGTACCAGGGGACATAGATGGCCGCCATCGTTTCGCCCTTGAGGCCGTCGATCTTGGCGTCCTCAGCCACGCCCACGATGGTCACCCAGTCCTCTTGGTTAGGCGTCATCCCCAGAAAAGCCTGGCGTCCGACCGCGTCCTCGCCGGGCCAGAAGGTCTCGGCCAGCTTGCGGTTGACGACCGCCACGCGCCGCGAATCAGGGCCGTCCGCCTCCTGCAGGGAGCGTCCTCTCAGCAACTCTGTTCCCAGAGTCTCGAAGTAGTCGGGCAGGGCGCGGACGAAGACCGCCACCGAAGGCATCTCGCCTTCGGGCACGGGATGGCCTTGAGCGTGAAAGTAGACGCCGCTGAAATTGAGCAGGGGTTTGAAGGACATGCCTGAAACGCCTTCCACGCCCGGCAAGGAGCGGGCCCGCTCCACCAGTTGGCGGACGAACTCGCGGCGCTGGGCTTCCTCGGGATAGTCGGCTTGCGGCAGGATGAGGTCGAGAGTCAGCAGCCCCTCGCGGGCGAATCCCAGATCCATGGTGAGCTTGTGCAGATAACCCTGCATGAGCAGGGCGGCGCCCACAACCAGCGTCATGCACAGGGCCACCTCGGCCGCCACCAGTCCCTGTCCCAGCAGCCGTCCACGCCGCCAGCCGACCGTGCGCGACGATTCGCGCAGGGCATCGCCGCCGTCCACCCGGGAAAAGCGC
This window encodes:
- a CDS encoding ABC transporter permease; this translates as MSNFKYALRMIGRNPRFAVIVIITLALGIGANTAVFTVTDAVLLQTMEVRDPFRLITLSPQQPGGFALISYPVFEEMRQRQSVLEGLFAATGPDLERAALDGERLPGVKTEGVTGDYFQVLGLRPQRGRFFTRRDEESFTRADGDEEGEAVDRPVGSAVIAHSFWQRQFGSADSAVGRLIEVDGLPFEIVGVAPKDFTGTSPGRRTEIWLPLEQYVPARYQRARTLVFFSLMGRLAQGTSLEQAEQALTALYRQLRQEERQAGLQGEAEHEVDFSRSRIEVESAAGGFTSLRRQYQRPLLITSAVSLLLLLIACFNVANLMLARAARRQREMTTRLALGAGRRRLMSQLLGEASLLALAGGALGCLLAWASCPLLMNMISLSNASVEVPISPNLRVLGFSALVSLLTGLLFGLLPALQVSRFDLAGALQAAARSSGGRKRQRLNKALVALQLALSLVMLAGAGLMLRTLIDLTRVDTGFQSSQVMVATLGFDVPPQGRAEAARQLVDRLQTLPQVRSAGASWMTPFDRGIMFTAVEVPDYTSQEGDNEARVQINVVTPGYVETLGIDLAAGRAFTPSDREGTPKVALVNEAFQREFLRGGSALGVRLRMDEDELQIVGVTRDSLWNDLRAETEPMLLLAQPQWQFSVYSAQVRIEGPSGAAVQAIRGAVMELPGNPLLVSIDPLESLVARSISRESLVARMAAVFAALGFFLAGLGLYGVVSYGVVNRRREIGIRMALGAARPRILWMILRETLWLAAVAVVLGIPAVLAASQVLESLLFQLQPNDPPTLVAVTLLLIAVSLAAGLLPARRAAAVQPAEALRSE